The proteins below are encoded in one region of Aquisphaera giovannonii:
- a CDS encoding TetR/AcrR family transcriptional regulator, whose product MGSEEPSFRSLPRDERRERILVAAKRVMLEKGVDAASMDDVAARAGTTKPTVYAHFKSKDELFAAVVEYIRGLFLVKLRGPADYADEPAEAVALFCARFLELVSWRDAVGFQRVALAAAGRSPSLTRAVHDTMFAEGCRALAAYLRGRKLARNPERLAELILWATIGGPFIRLLYGVEAPAEEFPDPQRLGTRVEMKRIREAVAVFAAGWNP is encoded by the coding sequence ATGGGGAGCGAGGAGCCGTCATTCCGGTCCCTCCCGCGCGACGAGCGGCGGGAGCGCATCCTGGTGGCGGCGAAGCGCGTGATGCTGGAGAAGGGCGTGGACGCGGCCAGCATGGACGACGTGGCGGCCCGCGCGGGGACGACGAAGCCGACGGTCTACGCGCACTTCAAGTCCAAGGACGAGCTGTTCGCGGCGGTGGTCGAGTACATCCGGGGGCTCTTCCTGGTCAAGCTGCGGGGCCCGGCCGACTACGCGGACGAGCCGGCGGAGGCGGTGGCCCTCTTCTGCGCCCGGTTCCTGGAGCTGGTGAGCTGGCGGGACGCCGTCGGCTTCCAGCGAGTGGCGCTGGCGGCGGCCGGCCGGTCCCCTTCGCTCACCCGCGCCGTCCACGACACGATGTTCGCCGAGGGCTGCCGGGCCCTGGCCGCCTACCTCCGGGGGCGGAAGCTCGCGAGGAACCCCGAGCGGCTCGCCGAGCTCATCCTCTGGGCGACGATCGGCGGCCCGTTCATCCGCCTCCTCTACGGCGTCGAGGCGCCGGCCGAGGAGTTCCCGGACCCGCAGCGGCTCGGGACGCGCGTGGAGATGAAGCGGATCCGCGAGGCGGTCGCCGTGTTCGCGGCGGGGTGGAATCCTTGA